A stretch of the Thermus thermophilus genome encodes the following:
- a CDS encoding cupin domain-containing protein has product MEIKDLKRLARYNPEKMAKIPVFQSERMLYDLYALLPGQAQKVHVHEDSDKVYYALEGEVVVRVGEEEALLAPGMAAFAPAGAPHGVRNESASPALLLVVTAPKP; this is encoded by the coding sequence ATGGAGATCAAGGACCTGAAGCGCCTCGCCCGCTACAACCCGGAGAAGATGGCCAAGATCCCCGTCTTCCAGTCGGAGCGGATGCTCTACGACCTCTACGCCCTCCTTCCGGGCCAGGCCCAGAAGGTGCACGTCCACGAGGACTCGGACAAGGTCTACTACGCCCTGGAGGGGGAGGTGGTGGTGCGGGTGGGGGAGGAGGAGGCCCTCCTCGCCCCCGGGATGGCCGCCTTCGCCCCGGCGGGCGCCCCCCACGGGGTGCGGAACGAGTCGGCGAGCCCCGCCCTGCTCCTCGTGGTCACGGCCCCCAAGCCCTAG
- a CDS encoding CAP domain-containing protein, whose product MLKLTAAARAHTEDMATHGFLGHVGTDGSTVREREGYLWSALGENVAYDPAQAEAALRAWAESPGHCANLMAPRFVHAGLWGREGYWTLVLGRPRP is encoded by the coding sequence GTGCTTAAGCTCACGGCCGCGGCCAGGGCCCACACGGAGGACATGGCCACCCACGGCTTCCTGGGGCACGTGGGCACGGACGGCTCCACCGTCCGGGAGCGGGAAGGGTACCTCTGGTCCGCCCTGGGCGAGAACGTGGCCTACGACCCTGCCCAGGCGGAGGCGGCCCTTCGCGCCTGGGCGGAAAGCCCCGGCCACTGCGCCAACCTCATGGCCCCCCGCTTCGTCCACGCGGGGCTCTGGGGGCGGGAAGGGTACTGGACCCTCGTCCTGGGGCGCCCAAGGCCGTAA
- a CDS encoding HEAT repeat domain-containing protein, protein MWRRGERLYALLVFGVVALEALALGQLVGVFSARLFSLLGVSLVYWALLQALLLTGLALVLLSAYILLYHAYTALREERDRRAYEEWLVRFARALFEEEPLPPPPWPRPALEALLRLRETLQGDLAERLALWLRQAGLPWARALRGRWASRPARLEALEALAQARLPETLDLVLPYLGHPDPVLRLAAARAGARIAQGEGVEALARALLASGLPRGALLEALLLLEERALPVVALFLEKGGREERWAALEALGRLKLHPLAERIAPFLEDPDPELRAAALRALWRLGFLPPGLEGAVLAHLKAPEEFLRLQAVRLLPLLGGALARRGLWGALSDPSFYVRRAAAEGLKELGLEALAEAARAHPDPYGRAMAGQVLREAT, encoded by the coding sequence ATGTGGCGGCGCGGTGAGCGCCTCTACGCCCTCTTGGTCTTTGGGGTGGTGGCCCTCGAGGCCCTGGCCCTGGGGCAGCTGGTGGGGGTCTTTTCCGCCCGCCTCTTTTCCCTCTTGGGCGTCTCCCTGGTCTACTGGGCCCTCCTGCAGGCCCTCCTCCTCACGGGGCTTGCCCTGGTCCTCCTTTCCGCGTACATCCTCCTTTACCACGCCTACACCGCCCTTCGGGAGGAGAGGGACCGCAGGGCCTACGAGGAGTGGCTTGTGCGCTTCGCCCGGGCCCTCTTTGAAGAGGAACCCCTCCCCCCGCCTCCCTGGCCGAGGCCCGCCCTGGAGGCCCTCTTGCGCCTCCGGGAGACCCTCCAGGGGGATTTGGCCGAGCGCCTCGCCCTTTGGCTTCGCCAGGCGGGCCTTCCCTGGGCGAGGGCGCTTCGGGGGCGGTGGGCCTCCCGCCCTGCCCGCCTGGAGGCCCTCGAGGCCCTGGCCCAGGCCCGGCTTCCCGAGACCCTGGACCTGGTCCTCCCCTACCTGGGGCACCCGGACCCCGTGCTCCGCCTGGCCGCGGCCCGGGCCGGGGCCAGGATCGCCCAGGGGGAGGGGGTGGAGGCCTTGGCCCGGGCCCTCCTCGCCTCGGGGCTTCCCCGGGGGGCCCTTCTGGAGGCCCTCCTCCTCCTGGAAGAAAGGGCCCTTCCCGTGGTGGCCCTCTTCCTGGAGAAGGGGGGGAGGGAGGAGCGCTGGGCGGCCTTGGAAGCCCTGGGCCGCCTTAAGCTCCATCCCCTCGCGGAGAGGATCGCCCCCTTCCTGGAGGACCCCGACCCGGAGCTCAGGGCGGCCGCCCTTCGGGCCCTTTGGCGGCTGGGCTTCCTGCCCCCGGGCCTGGAGGGGGCGGTCTTAGCCCACCTGAAGGCCCCGGAGGAGTTTTTGAGGCTTCAAGCGGTGCGGCTTCTTCCCCTCCTCGGGGGGGCCTTGGCGCGAAGGGGCCTTTGGGGGGCCCTTTCCGACCCCTCCTTCTACGTGCGCCGGGCGGCGGCGGAGGGGCTTAAGGAGCTCGGCCTTGAGGCCCTGGCCGAGGCCGCCCGAGCCCACCCTGACCCTTACGGCCGGGCCATGGCCGGGCAGGTGCTGCGGGAGGCCACATGA
- the tkt gene encoding transketolase gives MKETRDLETLSVNAIRFLAIDAVEKAKSGHPGMPMAMAPLAYLLFREVMRHNPLDPAWPDRDRFVLSAGHGSMLLYAVLHLTGYDLPLEELKSFRQWGSKTPGHPERGHTPGVEVTTGPLGQGISTAVGLALAERKLAAEFNRPGHVVVDHYTYVLASDGDLMEGVSGEAASLAGHWGLSKLIVFWDDNRISIDGPTDLAFTEDVLARYRAYGWQTLKVEDANDLEALRKAIKLAKLDERPTLIAVRSHIGFGSPKQDSHKAHGEPLGPEAVEATRKNLGWPYPPFVVPEEVYRHMDMREKGRAWQEAWEKALEAYAREYPDLHQELIRRLRGELPPLPEAPPSFDKPIATRAASGRALDLLAPRMPELLGGSADLTPSNNTKAEGMEDFSRANPLGRYLHFGVREHAMGAILNGLNLHGGYRAYGGTFLVFSDYMRPAIRLAALMETPTVFVFTHDSIALGEDGPTHQPVEHLMSLRAMPNLFVIRPADAYETFYAWQVALRRKEGPTALVLTRQAVPLLSPEKAKGLLRGGYVLEDVEEPQGVLVASGSEVHLALRAQALLREKGVRVRVVSLPSFELFAAQPEAYRQEVLPPGLPVVAVEAGASLGWERYAHKVVALDRFGASAPYPEVYERLGFTPERVAEAFLSLV, from the coding sequence ATGAAGGAGACGCGGGACCTAGAGACCCTTTCGGTGAACGCCATCCGCTTCCTGGCCATAGACGCGGTGGAGAAGGCGAAAAGCGGCCACCCCGGGATGCCCATGGCCATGGCGCCCTTGGCCTACCTCCTCTTCCGGGAGGTCATGCGCCACAACCCCTTAGACCCCGCCTGGCCCGACCGCGACCGCTTCGTCCTCTCCGCCGGGCACGGCTCCATGCTCCTCTACGCCGTCCTCCACCTCACGGGCTACGACCTTCCCCTGGAGGAGCTGAAAAGCTTCCGCCAGTGGGGGTCCAAGACCCCGGGCCACCCCGAGCGCGGCCACACCCCGGGGGTGGAGGTGACCACGGGGCCCTTGGGGCAGGGGATCTCCACCGCCGTGGGGCTTGCCCTGGCGGAAAGGAAGCTCGCCGCCGAGTTCAACCGCCCGGGGCACGTGGTGGTGGACCACTACACCTACGTCCTCGCCTCGGACGGGGACCTGATGGAGGGGGTCTCCGGGGAGGCCGCCTCCTTGGCGGGGCACTGGGGCCTCTCCAAGCTCATCGTCTTCTGGGACGACAACCGCATCTCCATTGACGGCCCCACGGACCTCGCCTTCACCGAGGACGTCCTCGCCCGTTACCGGGCCTATGGCTGGCAGACCCTAAAGGTGGAGGACGCCAACGACCTCGAGGCCCTCCGCAAGGCCATCAAACTCGCCAAGCTGGACGAGCGCCCCACCCTCATCGCCGTCAGGAGCCACATCGGCTTCGGCTCCCCCAAGCAGGACTCCCACAAGGCCCACGGGGAGCCCTTGGGCCCTGAGGCGGTGGAGGCCACCCGAAAGAACCTGGGCTGGCCCTACCCCCCCTTCGTGGTGCCCGAGGAGGTCTACCGCCACATGGACATGCGGGAGAAGGGGCGGGCCTGGCAGGAGGCCTGGGAGAAGGCCCTCGAGGCCTACGCCCGGGAATACCCGGACCTCCACCAGGAGCTCATACGGCGCCTGCGAGGGGAGCTTCCGCCTTTGCCCGAAGCGCCCCCATCCTTTGACAAGCCCATCGCCACCCGGGCGGCGAGCGGCCGGGCCCTGGACCTCCTCGCTCCCCGCATGCCTGAGCTCCTTGGGGGAAGCGCCGACCTCACCCCCTCCAACAACACCAAGGCCGAGGGGATGGAGGACTTCTCCCGGGCGAACCCCTTGGGCCGCTACCTCCACTTCGGGGTGCGGGAGCACGCCATGGGGGCCATCCTGAACGGCCTCAACCTCCACGGGGGGTACCGGGCCTACGGCGGGACCTTCCTCGTCTTCTCCGACTACATGCGCCCCGCCATCCGCCTCGCCGCCCTCATGGAAACCCCCACGGTCTTCGTCTTCACCCACGACTCCATCGCCCTGGGCGAGGACGGCCCCACCCACCAGCCCGTGGAGCACCTCATGAGCCTTCGGGCCATGCCGAACCTCTTTGTGATCCGCCCTGCGGACGCCTACGAGACCTTTTACGCCTGGCAGGTGGCCTTAAGGCGCAAGGAGGGCCCCACCGCCCTTGTCCTCACCCGCCAGGCGGTGCCCCTCCTCTCCCCGGAGAAGGCCAAGGGGCTTTTGCGGGGAGGCTACGTCCTGGAGGACGTGGAGGAGCCCCAAGGGGTCCTCGTGGCCTCGGGGAGCGAGGTGCACCTGGCCCTTAGGGCCCAGGCCCTCCTCCGGGAGAAGGGGGTGCGGGTCCGGGTGGTGAGCCTGCCTTCCTTTGAGCTCTTCGCCGCCCAGCCCGAGGCTTACCGCCAAGAGGTCCTGCCCCCGGGGCTTCCGGTGGTGGCTGTGGAGGCGGGGGCCAGCCTGGGGTGGGAGCGGTACGCCCACAAGGTGGTGGCCCTGGACCGCTTCGGGGCCAGCGCCCCCTACCCCGAGGTCTACGAGCGGCTCGGCTTCACCCCGGAGCGGGTGGCGGAGGCCTTCCTCTCCCTGGTGTAA
- a CDS encoding phosphate-starvation-inducible PsiE family protein produces the protein MGEVFRKAEAAIYLFAGLLVVLGAVYVLGEALVQGVGLFLGGEGSKAAVFLLDRVLLALMMAEILYTLVRFAREGQLQVEPFLVIGLIAGVRRILVVTAEGLQKFSFSLQDPGFQAVLVELLLLSLMVLTLAWAYRLVRGV, from the coding sequence ATGGGGGAGGTGTTTCGCAAGGCCGAGGCGGCCATCTACCTCTTCGCCGGGCTTCTCGTGGTCCTGGGAGCGGTCTACGTCTTGGGCGAGGCCCTGGTCCAGGGGGTGGGGCTTTTCCTGGGGGGCGAGGGGAGCAAGGCGGCCGTCTTCCTCCTGGACCGGGTGCTCCTCGCCCTGATGATGGCCGAGATCCTCTACACCCTCGTCCGCTTCGCCCGGGAGGGGCAGCTTCAGGTGGAGCCCTTCCTCGTCATCGGCCTCATCGCCGGGGTGCGGCGGATCCTCGTGGTCACCGCCGAGGGGTTGCAGAAGTTCTCCTTCTCCCTCCAGGACCCCGGCTTCCAGGCGGTTTTGGTGGAGCTTCTCCTCCTCTCCCTCATGGTGTTGACCCTGGCCTGGGCCTACCGCCTGGTGCGCGGGGTATAG
- the rpe gene encoding ribulose-phosphate 3-epimerase, whose product MGPVRFAPSILTADLARLGEAIREAEAAGVDWIHLDVMDGVFVPNLTFGPLLVEAVRRVTSLPLDVHLMIVQPERYLEDFAKAGADHITVHFEATYHPHRAVQKVKELGKKAGLAVNPGTPLEAFEPLLPDLDLALLMSVNPGFGGQRYLPTATERLRRLKAMRDRLNPACLIVVDGGINRETVAEARRAGADVAVAGSALFNDRPVAENLKALRLALLG is encoded by the coding sequence GTGGGGCCCGTGCGGTTCGCGCCCTCCATCCTCACGGCGGACCTGGCGAGGCTAGGGGAGGCCATAAGGGAGGCGGAGGCGGCCGGGGTGGACTGGATCCACCTGGACGTGATGGACGGGGTATTCGTCCCCAACCTCACCTTCGGGCCCCTCCTCGTGGAGGCGGTGAGGCGGGTCACCTCCTTGCCCCTGGACGTGCACCTCATGATCGTCCAGCCGGAGCGCTACCTCGAGGACTTCGCCAAGGCGGGGGCGGACCACATCACCGTCCACTTTGAGGCCACCTACCACCCCCACCGGGCGGTGCAGAAGGTGAAGGAGCTGGGAAAAAAGGCGGGGCTCGCCGTGAACCCGGGGACGCCCCTGGAGGCCTTTGAGCCCCTGCTCCCGGATCTGGACCTGGCCCTCCTCATGAGCGTCAACCCCGGCTTCGGCGGCCAGCGCTACCTCCCCACGGCCACGGAGAGGCTCCGGCGCCTCAAGGCCATGCGGGATCGGTTGAACCCCGCCTGCCTCATCGTGGTGGACGGCGGCATCAACCGGGAGACCGTGGCCGAGGCCCGGCGGGCGGGGGCGGACGTGGCCGTGGCGGGGAGTGCCCTCTTCAACGACAGGCCCGTGGCGGAGAACCTGAAGGCCCTCCGCCTCGCCCTGCTGGGCTAA
- the fadR gene encoding TetR family transcriptional regulator FadR: MAVREYQKRRRRERIFRAAMELFRNRGFQETTATEIAKAAHVSRGTFFNYYPYKEAVLLDYGSQLLAGLREEVRRLLAQGREPVEVLRHLFRVLAEGTARERDLLLPMFYELLNPDPVRARAAFEALPLGDLIAEILKPLREQGVLRQDFSLERMGRTLADLYFLSALRWAAYTPGRDLAEELEKNLRLLLEGMLVREAPAPGGL; this comes from the coding sequence ATGGCCGTGCGCGAGTACCAGAAAAGGAGGCGGCGGGAGCGGATCTTCCGCGCCGCCATGGAGCTTTTCCGCAACCGGGGCTTCCAGGAGACCACGGCCACGGAGATCGCCAAGGCGGCCCACGTCTCCCGGGGCACCTTCTTCAACTACTACCCCTACAAGGAGGCGGTGCTTCTGGACTACGGGAGCCAGCTCCTCGCTGGCCTGCGGGAGGAGGTGCGGCGCCTCCTCGCCCAGGGCAGGGAGCCCGTGGAGGTCCTGCGCCACCTCTTCCGCGTCCTGGCCGAGGGGACGGCGCGGGAGAGGGACCTCCTCCTGCCCATGTTCTACGAGCTCCTCAACCCCGACCCCGTGCGGGCCCGGGCGGCCTTTGAGGCCCTGCCCCTGGGGGACCTGATCGCCGAGATCCTGAAGCCCCTTAGGGAACAGGGGGTGCTGCGCCAGGACTTCTCCCTGGAGCGCATGGGCCGCACCTTGGCCGACCTCTACTTCCTCTCCGCCCTGCGCTGGGCCGCCTACACCCCGGGGCGGGACCTGGCCGAGGAGCTGGAGAAGAACCTCAGGCTCCTCCTCGAGGGGATGCTCGTCAGAGAAGCCCCCGCGCCCGGAGGGCTTTGA
- a CDS encoding response regulator transcription factor yields MARVLVVEDDPAVAAVVEMALRRAGHEVRLARDFPSAKAALAEDVEAVVLDLNLPGGFGLDLLRHLRQELGKTTPVVVLTGLKQERHVLEALRLGAQDYLTKPFSPKELLLRLERYVAAR; encoded by the coding sequence GTGGCGCGGGTCCTGGTGGTGGAGGACGACCCCGCGGTGGCCGCCGTGGTGGAGATGGCCTTGAGACGGGCGGGGCACGAGGTGCGCCTGGCCCGGGACTTCCCCTCGGCGAAGGCGGCCTTGGCGGAGGACGTGGAGGCGGTGGTGCTGGACCTAAACCTCCCCGGGGGCTTCGGCCTGGACCTCTTGCGCCACCTCCGCCAGGAGCTCGGGAAAACCACGCCGGTGGTGGTCCTCACCGGGCTCAAGCAGGAGCGCCACGTGCTGGAGGCCCTCAGGCTTGGGGCCCAGGACTACCTCACCAAGCCCTTTAGCCCTAAAGAGCTCCTCCTCCGCCTGGAGCGGTATGTGGCGGCGCGGTGA
- a CDS encoding sensor histidine kinase has protein sequence MVQSLPADLAFLADLLRRYPVQVVWRGTVLPEGPLRGEKLWEEGEVALYWAGSRPPAPETLEALRLLLKAFQEVLALRERELALLKAQDETGRLLRLLLHEIKNPLMSVLGALELALETEGLPEEAKELLEIAERSARRIQELLQKAQDYLRLGQGVRLKSERVDLKALLRQAAEEVRPLARRKGIALRLALPRGETWVYGDPDWLYQAVLNVLNNAIKYTPEGGRVRVRLLVGRDHYGIAVADTGPGIPEEEQDKVFEPFYRASTRGEVEGTGLGLALVKRVLEAHGGEVRLRSRLGRGSTFLLLLPRPRPGQRAPVGRLLLLMVALIALARLPLFPAPLGSKAFGEVPAGEVVRLPGLELAFSPDAQGEARRWRSLWGGGERVRVALEGGGVEAVREAPVPLSLATPEGEVRPMGTHLRLNRAEGSRLSLYRGEVALGEGRLPAGEGAVLGTGVRKKLLPAPLVRPAPGPEGEVVFRLLLPPGARGFRVEVRSGGAVVLSARGEGGLFRYLPQGDRLSELRAFALDEVGLEGYPSDPVPFRERKSFYEGKRRLPQDPKGAEGFLRRAVEAFPDDAEALGELAFALYLQGRHAEAKPLYEKALALLDGPDLRVRYGRLLYHLGRYAEAEEAYRRVLAQDPGNLDARWGLAEVALALGRAKEAELLARQVLGLRPDYPLARFTLAKALLEQGKKEEAKALLREELRQNPDPEVRALLARLE, from the coding sequence GTGGTCCAGAGCCTCCCCGCCGACCTGGCCTTCCTCGCCGACCTCTTGCGCCGCTACCCGGTGCAGGTGGTCTGGCGGGGGACGGTCCTGCCCGAGGGGCCTTTGCGGGGGGAGAAGCTTTGGGAGGAGGGGGAGGTGGCCCTTTACTGGGCGGGAAGCCGCCCCCCCGCTCCAGAAACCCTCGAGGCCCTGCGCCTCCTCCTTAAGGCCTTCCAGGAGGTCCTGGCCCTGAGGGAGCGGGAGCTTGCCCTCCTCAAGGCCCAGGACGAGACGGGGAGGCTTCTTAGGCTTCTCCTCCACGAGATCAAAAACCCCCTGATGAGCGTCCTCGGGGCCCTGGAGCTCGCCCTGGAGACCGAGGGCCTGCCCGAGGAGGCCAAGGAGCTCTTGGAGATCGCCGAGCGCTCCGCCCGGCGCATCCAGGAGCTTCTGCAGAAGGCCCAGGACTACCTGAGGCTCGGCCAGGGGGTGCGCCTCAAGAGCGAGCGGGTGGACCTGAAGGCCCTCCTCCGCCAGGCGGCCGAGGAGGTGAGGCCCCTCGCCCGAAGGAAGGGCATCGCCTTAAGGCTCGCCCTGCCTCGAGGGGAGACCTGGGTCTACGGGGACCCGGACTGGCTCTACCAGGCGGTCCTCAACGTGCTGAACAACGCCATTAAGTACACCCCCGAAGGGGGCCGGGTGAGGGTGCGCCTCCTGGTGGGGCGGGACCATTACGGCATCGCCGTGGCCGACACCGGGCCGGGCATCCCCGAGGAGGAGCAGGACAAGGTCTTTGAGCCCTTCTACCGGGCCTCCACCCGGGGGGAGGTGGAGGGCACGGGGCTTGGGCTTGCCCTGGTGAAGCGGGTCCTCGAGGCCCACGGGGGGGAGGTGCGCCTGAGAAGCCGCCTGGGCCGGGGAAGCACCTTCCTCCTCCTCCTGCCGAGGCCCAGGCCCGGACAGCGGGCCCCCGTGGGGCGGCTCCTCCTCCTCATGGTGGCCCTCATCGCCCTGGCCCGTCTCCCCCTCTTCCCGGCCCCCCTGGGCTCCAAGGCCTTCGGGGAGGTGCCTGCGGGGGAGGTGGTGCGCCTTCCGGGCCTGGAGCTCGCCTTTAGCCCGGACGCCCAAGGGGAGGCCCGGCGCTGGCGGAGCCTTTGGGGCGGGGGGGAGAGGGTGCGGGTGGCCCTGGAAGGCGGGGGGGTGGAGGCGGTGCGGGAGGCCCCCGTGCCCCTCTCCCTCGCTACCCCGGAGGGCGAGGTGCGGCCCATGGGCACCCATCTGCGCCTGAACCGGGCCGAGGGGAGCCGGCTTTCCCTTTACCGGGGCGAGGTGGCCTTAGGGGAAGGGCGCCTCCCCGCCGGGGAGGGGGCGGTGCTGGGGACGGGGGTGCGCAAGAAGCTTCTCCCCGCCCCCCTGGTGCGCCCCGCCCCGGGGCCGGAAGGGGAGGTGGTCTTCCGCCTCCTCCTTCCCCCGGGGGCCCGGGGCTTCCGGGTGGAGGTGCGAAGCGGAGGGGCCGTGGTCCTCTCCGCCCGGGGGGAGGGCGGCCTCTTCCGCTACCTGCCCCAGGGGGACCGCCTGAGCGAGCTGAGGGCCTTCGCCCTGGACGAGGTGGGCCTCGAGGGCTACCCCTCGGACCCCGTGCCCTTCCGGGAGCGGAAGAGCTTCTACGAGGGCAAGCGCCGCCTCCCCCAGGACCCCAAGGGGGCGGAGGGCTTCTTGAGGCGGGCAGTGGAGGCCTTTCCCGACGACGCCGAGGCCCTAGGGGAGCTCGCCTTCGCCCTCTACCTCCAGGGGCGGCACGCCGAGGCCAAGCCCCTTTACGAGAAGGCCCTGGCCCTCCTGGACGGCCCCGACCTCCGGGTGCGCTACGGCCGCCTCCTCTACCACCTGGGCCGCTACGCCGAGGCCGAGGAGGCCTACCGCCGGGTCCTGGCCCAGGACCCCGGCAACCTGGACGCCCGCTGGGGCCTGGCGGAGGTGGCCCTGGCCCTGGGCCGGGCCAAGGAGGCGGAGCTCCTCGCCCGGCAGGTGCTAGGCCTCAGGCCCGATTACCCCCTGGCCCGCTTCACCCTGGCCAAGGCCCTCCTGGAGCAGGGGAAGAAGGAGGAGGCCAAGGCGCTTTTGCGGGAGGAGCTTCGCCAAAACCCCGACCCCGAGGTGAGGGCGCTTTTGGCCCGCCTAGAATGA
- a CDS encoding NAD(P)H-dependent flavin oxidoreductase: METAITRMLGIRYPIVAAPMFLVSNAPLLQAVAEAGGIGVIPSLNFRTHEAFREFLESFPQGVPFGVNLILKDNPRLEEDLEAVAERKVPLVVTSLGDPTRVVERVKAYGGVVWCDVVGLRHAKKAVEAGADALVAVACGAGGHAGRVSPFVLGPWLREELGVPVLIAGGIATGRQVLAALALGDGVYIGTRFIATLESGAPLEYKEALLRASPEDIEYTPEVTGVPANFLRESLERFRQGGGKAWKEVYSAGHGVAFLREIPSAKEVVARLVEEYRAAKAGLP, translated from the coding sequence ATGGAGACCGCCATCACCCGAATGCTGGGGATCCGCTACCCCATCGTGGCCGCCCCCATGTTCTTGGTGTCCAACGCCCCCCTCCTCCAGGCGGTGGCCGAGGCCGGGGGGATCGGGGTGATCCCGAGCCTCAACTTCCGCACCCACGAGGCCTTCCGGGAGTTCCTGGAGAGTTTCCCCCAAGGGGTGCCCTTTGGGGTGAACCTCATCCTGAAGGACAACCCCCGCCTCGAGGAGGACCTGGAGGCGGTGGCCGAGCGCAAGGTCCCCCTCGTGGTCACCTCCCTGGGGGACCCCACCCGGGTGGTGGAGCGGGTCAAGGCCTACGGCGGGGTGGTCTGGTGCGACGTGGTGGGCCTGAGGCACGCCAAGAAGGCGGTGGAGGCCGGGGCGGACGCCCTGGTGGCCGTGGCCTGCGGGGCCGGGGGGCACGCCGGGAGGGTGAGCCCCTTCGTCCTCGGGCCTTGGCTTAGGGAAGAACTTGGGGTGCCCGTCCTCATCGCCGGGGGGATCGCCACGGGGAGGCAGGTGCTCGCCGCCTTGGCCCTGGGGGACGGGGTCTACATCGGCACCCGCTTCATCGCCACCCTGGAGTCGGGGGCGCCCTTGGAGTACAAGGAGGCCCTGCTTCGGGCCTCTCCGGAAGATATAGAGTACACCCCCGAGGTCACCGGGGTGCCCGCCAACTTCCTCAGGGAGTCCCTGGAGCGGTTCCGTCAGGGCGGGGGGAAGGCCTGGAAGGAGGTTTACTCCGCCGGGCACGGGGTGGCCTTCCTCCGGGAGATCCCCTCGGCCAAGGAGGTGGTGGCCCGCCTGGTGGAGGAGTACCGGGCGGCGAAGGCCGGGCTTCCGTGA
- a CDS encoding glycosyltransferase family 2 protein encodes MKLLFLTYQLFVLVYFALLNLLYALFALFGVRMVARYARELSELALKDLLEREAYLPVSILVPTYNEEKTIAASVRSFLALHYPEFEVVVVADGPKDRTLEVLKEAFRLVPVEAVFRRALPTKPIRGVYRSLTHPNLLVVDKENGGKADALNAGLNLARYPLFCAVDADSLLDAQALLRASRLFLEDDRVLAVGGTIRPLNGARVREGVVEALGLPRGFLEKMQIIEYARAFFLGRAGWSAMDALLIISGAFGVFRRAEVLRVGGYRTDTVGEDMELVVRLHRRAREEGREYRILYTPDPICYTEVPSDWATLRRQRDRWHRGLWEVLWIHRAMLFNPRYGRLGLVAMPYFFFFEALAPVVEVLGYLMLPVFHLLGLLNLEFALLYLLLAVGYGVLLSQLAVGMETLLLKRYPRLRDRLWLLFLSVVEGLGYRQALALVRFGATFRVWRKRGVWGEMRRKGLEAEAPDQKKP; translated from the coding sequence ATGAAGCTTCTTTTCCTCACCTACCAGCTCTTCGTCCTCGTCTACTTCGCCCTCCTCAACCTCCTCTACGCCCTCTTCGCCCTCTTCGGCGTCCGCATGGTGGCCCGCTACGCCCGGGAGCTCTCCGAGCTCGCCCTCAAGGACCTCTTGGAGCGGGAGGCCTACCTGCCCGTCTCCATCCTGGTCCCCACCTACAACGAGGAGAAGACCATCGCCGCCTCGGTGCGCTCCTTCCTGGCCCTGCACTACCCGGAGTTTGAGGTGGTGGTGGTGGCCGACGGCCCCAAGGACCGCACCCTGGAGGTCCTTAAGGAGGCCTTCCGCCTGGTGCCGGTGGAGGCGGTCTTCCGCAGGGCGCTTCCCACCAAGCCCATCCGGGGGGTCTACCGCTCCCTCACCCATCCCAACCTCCTGGTGGTGGACAAGGAAAACGGCGGCAAGGCCGACGCCCTGAACGCCGGGCTCAACCTGGCCCGCTACCCCCTTTTCTGCGCCGTGGACGCGGACAGCCTCCTGGACGCCCAGGCCCTGCTGCGGGCAAGCCGCCTCTTCCTGGAGGACGACCGGGTGCTGGCCGTGGGGGGGACCATAAGGCCCCTAAACGGGGCCCGGGTGCGGGAGGGGGTGGTGGAGGCCCTGGGCCTTCCCCGGGGCTTTCTGGAGAAGATGCAGATCATTGAGTACGCCCGGGCTTTTTTCCTGGGGCGCGCCGGGTGGAGCGCCATGGACGCCCTCCTCATCATCTCCGGGGCCTTCGGGGTCTTCCGCCGGGCGGAGGTCCTTAGGGTGGGCGGGTACCGCACGGACACCGTGGGGGAGGACATGGAGCTGGTGGTGCGCCTCCACCGCCGGGCCCGGGAGGAGGGGAGGGAGTACCGCATCCTCTACACCCCGGACCCCATCTGCTACACCGAGGTGCCCTCGGACTGGGCCACCCTAAGGCGGCAGCGGGACCGCTGGCACCGGGGGCTTTGGGAGGTGCTCTGGATCCACCGGGCCATGCTCTTCAACCCCCGCTACGGCCGCTTGGGCCTCGTGGCCATGCCCTACTTCTTCTTTTTTGAAGCCCTGGCCCCGGTGGTGGAGGTGCTGGGGTACCTGATGCTTCCCGTCTTCCACCTCTTGGGCCTCCTCAACCTGGAGTTCGCCCTGCTCTACTTGCTTTTGGCCGTGGGCTACGGGGTTCTCCTCTCCCAGCTCGCCGTGGGCATGGAGACCCTGCTCCTCAAGCGCTACCCGCGGCTTCGCGACCGGCTTTGGCTCCTCTTTCTCAGCGTGGTGGAGGGGCTTGGGTACCGCCAGGCCTTGGCCTTGGTGCGCTTTGGGGCCACCTTCCGGGTGTGGCGCAAGCGAGGGGTGTGGGGGGAGATGCGGCGCAAGGGCCTAGAGGCGGAAGCGCCAGACCAGAAGAAGCCTTAG